Proteins from a single region of Desulfobacter postgatei 2ac9:
- a CDS encoding M23 family metallopeptidase has translation MSESKRKEHHGNGVISLYFHLNKFDVIQGNIVKRGEIIGRSGSTGRDTGPHLHLSISVQGQLVDPMPLFEQTSGQLIR, from the coding sequence TTGAGCGAATCAAAGCGGAAAGAACACCATGGTAACGGCGTCATCTCCTTGTACTTTCATCTGAATAAATTTGACGTTATTCAGGGGAATATTGTAAAAAGGGGAGAGATTATCGGTCGATCCGGCTCTACGGGCCGAGACACGGGGCCTCACCTGCATCTGTCTATATCTGTGCAGGGCCAGTTGGTGGATCCGATGCCCCTGTTTGAGCAGACAAGCGGCCAATTGATCCGGTGA